The following are encoded in a window of Thamnophis elegans isolate rThaEle1 chromosome 14, rThaEle1.pri, whole genome shotgun sequence genomic DNA:
- the GPR139 gene encoding probable G-protein coupled receptor 139: MEQDYIHMYNASLRGCGLGYAPIIYYSLLLCLGLPANILTVIILSQLVARRQKSSYNYLLALAVADLLVLFFIVFVDFLLEDFILKEKMPDILDKIIEVLEFSSIHTSIWITVPLTIDRYIAVCHPLKYHMVSYPARTRKVIVSVYIICFLTSIPYYWWPNIWKEDYTSTLVHHILIWIHCFTIYLVPCSIFFVLNSIIVYKLRQKCNFRLRGYSTGKTTAILFTITSIFAVLWAPRIIMILYHLYVSPIHNSWSIHIVSDVANMLALLNTAINFFLYCFISKRFRTMAAVMLKAFFRCQKQPVQFYTNHNFSITSSPWISPANSHCIKMFVYQYDKNGKPIKISP, from the coding sequence CTAATATTTTGACGGTAATCATTCTGTCGCAGCTGGTGGCTCGGCGTCAAAAGTCCTCCTATAACTACCTTCTAGCTCTCGCGGTGGCCGATTTGCTAGTCCTTTTCTTCATCGTCTTTGTCGACTTCCTGTTGGAAGACTTCATCTTGAAGGAGAAGATGCCTGACATCCTGGACAAAATTATCGAGGTGTTAGAGTTCTCCTCCATCCATACTTCCATCTGGATTACTGTACCGCTCACGATCGACCGATACATCGCCGTCTGTCATCCCTTGAAATACCACATGGTTTCCTATCCCGCTCGCACCCGCAAAGTCATTGTGAGTgtttatatcatttgctttctaaCCAGCATCCCGTACTACTGGTGGCCGAACATCTGGAAGGAAGACTACACCAGTACGCTGGTTCACCACATCCTCATCTGGATCCACTGCTTCACCATCTATCTGGTCCCTTGCTCCATCTTCTTCGTCTTGAACTCCATCATCGTCTATAAGCTCCGGCAGAAGTGTAACTTCCGGCTGCGGGGCTATTCCACCGGGAAGACCACCGCCATCTTGTTCACCATCACCTCCATTTTCGCCGTCCTCTGGGCCCCGAGGATTATCATGATCCTGTACCACCTTTACGTCTCCCCCATCCACAACAGCTGGTCCATCCACATCGTCTCCGACGTGGCCAACATGTTGGCGTTGCTCAACACCGCCATCAACTTCTTCCTGTACTGTTTCATCAGCAAGCGGTTTCGCACCATGGCGGCCGTAATGCTGAAGGCGTTCTTCCGGTGCCAGAAGCAGCCCGTCCAGTTCTACACAAACCATAACTTTTCAATAACTAGCAGCCCATGGATATCCCCGGCCAACTCCCACTGCATCAAAATGTTTGTCTACCAATATGATAAAAACGGGAAACCTATAAAGATCTCTCCGTGA